A region of the Falco peregrinus isolate bFalPer1 chromosome 4, bFalPer1.pri, whole genome shotgun sequence genome:
acattttttaattgcctCCTGTATGGCTTGGATAATCTAGCAGCATGAATGGAGCGATGGGTAATTTTCCAAGCCAGGTAATCTTGGTCTTCTCCAGTTTCTGTGTTTGAGCCAAACCTTGGCCAAGTTCCCATATGTGCTTGATCCCTCTGAGTTAAGAGGGTGAGTGCACCTGATAATTGCTCATCTGCTATATAATGTGATAAGTAAGTGCTGGGGCATTAAACGCCCCTGTCCTGCAGACTAATGTGTGTGCTAAGCACCGTGCAGGACAGGCATGGGTGCAGTGGTCACTGCcatctctgtgtctctgtcccCTGCAGAATGAATAATGGCCCTGTTATAGGGTACGAAGAGGATGTTGGGCGGAGGACGACTTTTCGCCTTTCTTACCCGGAATCCATCTTCTCTGATCCAATCCACTATGACCCTAATACAACTGTTGTTCTCATTGTCTTCAAACCACGTGACTTGAAATGGCTTTGGGAGATACTAGGTGGTCAGAAAATAGTGAGTTCAATGATTCATGCGCTTTGGCTCAGCTTTCCACATACCTCTCATGTGAAATACCTGTTCTGCTTTTAACCTTAGCTCTCCTAGCTGTGGGGAGCACTGGATCTCCTAGTTAGTCTGCTTGGTGTCCCTTTCCTGTAAATGCTTCTGTCCTCTCTCACACACGTTTCATCAGTTCCTCACCCCAAAGCAGTTTTCCTCCTGGAAATACCTTTTTATCCTCTTCATAGCACGGTTCCATATTCTGATGTGCATGCTCCGGCTGTTTCCCGGATTATTTCATCCTGTATTTTTACTGGAATTATGGAATAATGTTGCAATGGACCTCTGCCTTGGAGATCTTTAGTCCAAAACCTTGTTGAAAGAAAGCAGGGCCAAATTCAAAGCCATACCAGGTTCTCAGGGCATCACCCAGGCAAATTTTGAGTATTTCCAAGGATATTTCTACAGCCTCTGTTGTAGTGCTgcaccaccctcacaggaaagaactTCTCATCCTTTCACTGTGTGTCTTTCTCAGAGGCTGGTGCTGTCTCTTTTTGTAAACCCCTCCTAGACACCTGAAGACGGGCTGAACAAAGCCAGTCTCCTCAGACCCTTCTTGCTGGCTGTGTGCTCTGGCCCCTTGTCTGTTGTAGTGGCCTTCTGCTGAACTTGCCCTGATTTGATACTCTCTTGCACAGGGGGGAGCCTGAAACAGTATTTGTGAGATTGCAGAAAGACACAATACAAAACAGTCAGTAATAATTTCTGTCTACCTGTTCCCTGTGCTCTGGTGGCCAAGGGCACAGTGAGTGCGTGCTTGCCTccggggcaggctgctgctgtgtggggtgTCCCTCGGGGatctttctgcaaagctgtttcccagccagccagccccaaCTTCTGCTACTGCAGTGGATTATCCTATTGCAGGAGCACAATTTGGCACACATTTTGGCTGAACATCTTCCTCAATCTCCTGTCCTTAGATTTTTTTACTCTGAGAGTtgctacaaaaccaaaatcaactGTTTATTgccattaaaaatgtatgtttacTTGCCTGTTACAGAGTGCTAAAGGCTTTTGGAAGAAACCAGCTCTGAACATGATTTACAGGTCTGGTCAAATCAGGATCCTTGATCCCAGCATCACCAGAAAAGCGGCTTATGAATGGCTTCGTTTCCCAATAAGGTTTCCCAAGAAGGAGGtaggcttttttcttctatgcCTTTTAGTTTTGTACAACCAAACGTGTACTTAGAGGTAATTATCTCTTTATTATAGTGGACTGTGTTAGGACATCTTTTAGGTTCACATTACAGCAGTTTGCATTTAGATGGTGCTCAAAAGAGATGGGAAAATGGAATCTGGAAAGAGTGTGTGTAGCCTTGTATGGCCAAagtctctttttatttttatagattCTATAATTAGTATTAAATGAGACTTTACGCGGACAGATGTAACGTTGTGAAATTGGAACATGGCAGATCCAAAGAGCCTCTAGAAATATTAAGGAGTCTTGAATTATTAAATATAGCATGTGttacagtttttcttaaaaaaagacaaccaaaaaatgcaacacaaatcaacaaaccaaaagacatacaccccctgccccccccaaaaaaccccaacaacaaaccctgaaacaaaaaatacccccacaccaaacaaaaaccaccaacaaccTATAATGCTAATGCTGCTGCAGTTTCACTGTGCTGGGGGTGGTAGGGACTGGGGAGGATACAGGATGTTCCAGCCCTGCACTGATGACATATGTCTAGCAGCATTCTTGTGCTTACTGGTTTGATGCCAAGCATCATAGTGAGTTAACCGACAATTTGgacataaaaatacattctaaCTGTCAGTTTATGACTGAAGAATGTTTCTGATGAAAGGTAAGGCTTCAGGCTGGAGACCTCCCTTGTGCAGTCAGGGCTCACCGGGTGCTGTTTAGCACCAGTATGGTTCCCTGGGGTCACATAGTTGCGCAGAACTGCTTTGTGGGGATCAGCCACAACTGACACGTGTGAAAGTGTTTGACAGTCACTGTGGAGTATCTGCCacaactttttttctggcttaatCTTTCGAATATTTGAGGGAGTTAAGGGTTTTGTGCATTTGAGAGGTTTTGTgtctgttttggggtttggtttttttttacccctttctTTTTGAGCATATAGGTGGCTTTTTACTCCTGTGCGAACTCCCAAATTGGAATACTCAGTTTGGCTGTGTGCTTGCCAGGGCTCTGTGGCATTCCAGCCCTTCAGCCAAGGGTGCAAGGGTGGGAAGAAAGTAGCATAGCAGTTGGGCGTCTGACTGTCTCCTGAAGGGCCACAGAACATCTGTGGTCTCCATGGCTCCAGAAATACCTCCTGTCTTGCCTTGTGCTCCCCTCTCAGTGGGAGTAAAGGTAAGACCAGCACCATCAATAATGAGCCAGAGATGGGCACAGTGCCCTGGAACTGGTGCAAAGGCACAGGCCCCCCgtggctctgggcagcctgtgtgCCCACCGCTCCTCTGCCGTGTGCTGGGCACCCCTACCCGGAGCTGGGGGCAGAGTGTGTTTGTGCTGGGAGTcccctgccaccacctcccagTCCCACTTGCTCTGCCCCAGGGGTTTTGCAGCCCATCGTCCCTGGTGGCAGCCACGGTCAGGCTCGGGCATGCTGTCCCCCATCTGGGCAGCAGTGCAGGCCGTGCCCGGTACAGCTCGGCTAagctgcaggctgtgccccgGGGGTTCGCGCTGGCAGGACCCGCTCggggagccccctgcccctcagccctCTGCCCCGTAGCTTGTCcccggtggggctggggctgcctccgctgccctgtgctccagccccctctgcctgcaggagaCACTGAAGACCGTGGTTGCTTTCTCTGCCGTCTCTGCCGCTTTCATTCGGCCAGTTCCACGTTCCCCAGCGAGCCTTCCTGTGGCTTTGTCGGCAGCGCGGTGGTGGcgggcagagccaggaggagcTGCCTCGCAGTCTGGtgcgctgcccctgccccagcagcacccagggcagaAGGTGCTGCAGAGTCTTCCGTGTCTGTGCCTGTTCCCGTTAAATGCGAATGGCTGAGCAGGTTTTCATTACAGGCCAGAGGATATCTGGATATTGTTGGGTGCTAGCgtgataatatatttttaaaatagcgTTGCTTTTTTTGAGTATATTCTTTTGAGGTGAACTTTGATAGCCAAAGGTAAACAGAGCTAGTTGCAACCTGTGATATCCCTGATATTTCAAAATAGCACTAATCCTGACCTGTAGCATTCCTGCCATGATTTGCAACAGAGTCATCACTAAGTTGATGGTATTGGGTTCCCAGGACAGAAAGTTATTTTGCTAACTGGCAAGAGCCCTGGGCAGTAGTGTGCATTGTAAGCCGGTGTTATTTCTAGAGTACTCAGAGTTGTATAAAGGTTCAAAAAAATTCTACGTAAAAGGTGATAGTTCAGTTCTGTGACTTTTATTAGTCTTACAGACCTGACATTGGTAACTATTTGCTGGGGATTTGTTCCTTTATCATATGTtacaaagaagtatttttctgtatcaCCAAGTGCATCTGCCTTCGGTGTGTAGAGAGCTGTCCAGTACTGCTTTGCCTGCTTCATTTCCAGAGGCAAATGAACCTGATCCTTGGGTAAGAGTTCAAGAAGGCATGTGATTTTGTGCTCAGTTTGAAGTTTGATCAGAGCTACTAAAAGTGTGTAGTTCACTTGGTCTCTGAGAAAATTCTTGTTTTAGCTAAGAAGGGCATTAGTGCCGGaaggttttgttcatttttgggGACGctctttttccccacagcttCATCTGTTGGTCTTATGAAATTCACTTCTCTCTGCAAACTGTGCTTCATGTGCTTCCCCGATCATTGTAGCCACTGCTGGTGCTAACAGTCACCTACTTTGTCACAAGACAGGGTAGGTGGTTGCAGTGAGTTGTTCTGTGCTCTTGTAAGAAATGCTTATTTTCACTTAGGTGCTCTTGATTTTTCCCAGTTAAAACCTGTTTATGACCTGCTCTTGGTATTTTACATAGCATTTACCTCTGAGCTATCTCACTGTAGGGAGGAATAAGCAATTTCATctagtttcttttcttctaatgGAAATAAGCAGGAGCttccttgctttgaaaaaagTTCAAATGCAACCAAATTTATGTAGCATTCGTTCTTTTTTAGTTTGATGTTACAAAGATTTGAGGCATGTCATGTTGTTCTGTTTGATGATGGAGATCCAGACGAGACATTTCTGAACACATCCGATAGTTCAGTCAAATCTGATGGGGTGAAATGGCCCCCGATATATTGAAGCCTGACCAGTTTCATGAAAGTAGGTTGCTAAGCAGAGTAATGGGGAGACCTTCCTGATGCCTATGCAGAGGGAAGGGCTACGGTGTGGGCTCAGCTCTCACTAGAAACAAGAGAATCCCAGGCAAGGCTAACAGGGCAGACACCGCAGTCACAGAAAACCTGCGGGCATTACCTTGCTCCTTATGAGACACGAGGGGATCAAActacaaaaccaaacatctgTAGAAGAGCCAAGCTGCctgatttctgctgttttcactATTGGGTTTGCTGTTCTCGTCAAGCTGCCagttttttctgtatgtgtgttcttttgtgttttgttttagaaaccCAAGCATCCAACAACGGGGCTAATTGCCATTACACTAGCATTTCACATATGCCATGAAGTTCACCTGGCAGGCTTCAAGTACGACTTCACTGACAGAAACAGTTCTTTGCACTACTATGGCAATGACACGATGTCTCAGATGATGCAGGTGAGAAACGCTTGTTTCTGCTGAGAGGAATATAGCTGGTAACTGGGGAAGACAAGTCAATATAGATAGTTGTGTGCTGCAGGTCACTAAAGCCTCCTGTCTTCTCCCGGATCAGGTGCTCATGGGTTAACACTGCTTGAAtcttttcatctctgctttatgtttcttaaaaatgtgGACAATGACATTCCTTATGCTGCACCATATTCTGCAACGTCTCTGTGAGATACACCCATCTGtatgttctgttttgctttgctggcatTAGCCTTAGGCTGCGCAGCTCTTTTTCATAGTGGTGTATTTGCTAGCACTGTCAGAACACTAATAGCTTTGTTCttgtttgcattctttttttttccttggcacCTACTTGCGCAGTTTGTCATAGCTGCCAAACTTAGAGAACgaagagcaaaaggaaatggaaggagttAAGACCTACAAACTTGCAGTTAGGATAagaactgaatttcagaaattgaaagcagaaaaggaaagcagctcTTGGAGGGGGTTAGGAAGAGAAAGAACTGCTTCCAGGAGGGGCAAATCTGCCACTCGCCAGGAGAGagagagcaggaggctgggatCAGGGATGccttctgctccctcctgctttgCTACAGCCACATCTCCGTTTTCTTACATGCCTCAGCTCTTGTCTTCAGCTCTGTACTCGGAGCAACTCAATCTCAGACCTTTACCTCAGTGTGAACAGTTTTCTCTTCCGTGTGCGTGCCCAGTGTGTGTGGGggcattttctctcccctccctttcctGAAGGGGAAGGACAGGACCAATCCCATAGGAGCGCCTCATGTCTCTCTGAGGGCTCCTAGGTGCCTGCTGGCTCTGAGAAAATTTCCCTCTGGCATTGAACTCACCTTCGTTTTGGGGCTCCTGTCTGCCTGTGCTTTTTTGCAATTTATACCAAGCTTGGATAAGGTTGATCACTAGTTGAATAGACATCCGTAAGTTTCCTAAAATcttggaattttaaaaatcaactaAACAAAAACCTTATCATCAATTCTTTACTGGCATGAAGTTGCAAACATTACACTTCAAATGCTGCATAACagattatacatatatattatattaagTTTAATTGACTGGATTCAGTGTCTAAGATTGTCAGTAAACTTCCCTTGTGCTGTCCACCACTAACCTCAGTGGTCTCTTGTGTATCCAGGATCTGGATACAGTACAGAAGATGGGTTGGTTTTGGCTTGTTGAAACCGATTGTCAAAATGCGTCTGATTAACAAATACCTGACATCTGCTTTTCAAGAACTGGCACTGAGCTTTGAGAATTAGTCATTTTCTGATGGCTTGTGCTGTAAGTGTAGTTACGCAGCTGTTACCACTAAGCACTGGGAGGAGTTGGGGGAAGTGGTTATGGAACGACTTCTGTGAGACCACATCTCACCCATTCTTGCCACTGAAGGATTATCCCTTTTGGTTTGTGTCCTAATGGAAACTCTAATCTAGTTTTGAGCAAGTCACTCACCTGTTTCCTTGGGAGATTGTGCTACAGTATTTGCTAAGAAGTCTTTTCCCCAGAGCTTTCCTACTCTTAGCACTTCCAAGTATTACAGGTAATTAAAAGGTAAGAACAATCAAGTGATGCTTCTCATAGTaatttgaattatttgtttttattattccCTCACATCTTTTTAGAATGAATACCACAACATCAATGCTGAGCAGAAATTTCTGAAGAAGCTTATAGACAAGAACTTTGTGGTCAATTTGACGTGAAAGCTGAATGGAAAATAAGAAGAACAATCACTATTTTCAAGAGttgaaaaattttatttttatatgatgtttttatattttaagtgCAGCATAACTGTTTACTCTTTAAAAGGAGCACAGAAACCTCACCAAGGCAGAAGCTTCTTCTAAGCCTGAGGGTGACTACTGCAAATAAGTTAACATTTTCTGTGAAGCTATTTAATAATGGCAAAACCATGGAACGTTCAGCTGAAAGTATTgggaatatataaaaatgtgatGCACATCACTTATTTATCAGCAAGAACTCTTTCCAAATGATTACTTGTCTGGAatacttttgtttctgatgttgTCCTCCAAAAGAGTTACACTGTCAAGAGACTGAGGCAACCAGAGTTTAATTAGTAGATGGGTATTGAGTCTTGAATGTCTGTCCTATAGTATGAAAATGACTTTAAAACGATGCCTATAAATTGTTACCGTGTGCTTGGGAGAGGGGGGAACACAGAGAGTGTACAGGTTTtggcctgccctgctgctgaggaggggacaTCCATCTTCGGCAAAGAAGCCACAGCTTCTGCACTGGCCATTGACTTGGAACTGCTGTCTGCCTTTGCCAAAGGTGAAGACCCTTTGGTCTGACTTGGGGAGATGCTGATGCTGACAATGCTCGTGTTGTACCCAGTTTATGGAAAATCATGCTCCCTGTGCTGTGTGCCCAGTAAATTTTACAGTTGGTGACGTGACTTAGAAAAGAGGGAGTATGAAGACTGAAGAGTTGTCCTAACTATCTGCCTGTCAGCTGCTTCCcccaaaccacaacagaaaCGTGAGGGAACTTACTCGGGATTTTAATTGAAACATTTAATGGGACTTCTGTGTTTCCTGTATCAGTTTGTCTTAGACGAGCCTGTTGAATAAATCTGCCTAGGAACACCCTTGACAACTGTCAAAGAACAGCTACTAATACACTGTTCCAATTCTCTCATAGGGCGTGCGtatatatgtttttctttcttgtggcAGATTTGCTTGAAGATCTTGCGGTTATCTTAATCACACCTAAACAAAGTACAAATAAgtcccctaaaaaaaaaaaaaaaaaaaaaaagaatttcaagttggtagaaaaacctttgctgctttttaaaaaaaatatatggagaGTTTTAATACCTTTAGAAGCAGTGCAAACAATTACAATATGAATACAAACCTCTAGCAGGTCAAGAGCATGGtatttgtgttttcagaagctgaggATTACAAGAGTACTGAACACAgtttctttgctgcagcaaCGTAGAGGAATAAGCATTGAAGTGACCAGAgagtcatctttttttctttcctatttctctTGTGGAGTGCaataggtatttaaaaaaaaccaccttcctGTAGTTCTCATCCCTGTCTTTAGCTCCTTGGCTCAGCCATTTGGGAGTTAGTGAGGGCAGTGTGGTTTGGAGGGGAGCCACAGCTGAAGGGGAGGAAGCTTGGGTCTTCACCTAGTGACTCCTGAGCCTTGGTCTGTTTCAAGCAGATTGGACATACCTGAAATAATTCCGTGTGTCATAAAAATCtatggcagggggtggggaaggaccCCAATGTGTCTCTAGCAAGAGACAGGCTGTGCCACGGTGTCCTGCCAGCTGGACGCATGTCCCTTGGGCCTGGCTGCCACAGGTGATGCTCAGGGGGTGGCCCCTTGTCCAGTGGTGCACGGGGtggctggtgggtgctggggcgACGacggggggggaaggggggtcCTGGGGCACCAGAGCAGGTGGCTCTGGTGGTGGAAATGGAGGAAACCACAATTTCTTCACCAGGTGGCAGAAAGGGCTCTGACTCAGTTATTTGTGcttccttttttatcttttttctgggtttttttgtttgtttgtttggtttttttaaccatgTACATTTCTGAGGCCTTTgcttaaaaatctgaatttggACAGGTGGGGTTTTGGGTCAGTAAACAGTGACactactgtctttttttctaccAGCATATATTTCTCATTGTTTCTGTTAATTAAAAAGGTTTGTTCGTGATTCCGCAGCCCCAGACCTGCAGTGATTTAAACTACTGATAATAGTAATTCCACgtgaaaaaaaagctgagataAGGCTTTCCGCACAGGTTGCAGTGTCAGCCGAGCTTTCTTTGTGTCTAAGTGCTTGGTAGATCTCAGACTCTCTtgagagcagagccaggcagaagtggagggctgctgcttccccctcGGAACTCTGTGGTAGCTCCCAGACCCAGCCCCCCGGCTCTGCCATGGGCTGCCACTACAGGTCCAGCTGCATCCCTTAACGTGTCACAATGTGCTGGCCATGAGGACTTTTTTCCAGGAAATCCGTTGAATTTGCCCTGTCCTCACAGTGCCTGGTTCTTGTGAATGGTGCAGGctgcttccctctgcttctccaccCCTGTCCTTGGTGGCAGGAGGACAATAGGGAGCTCTGCTTTAGAGGATGTAGTTATTTTCTCTCCAGAGATACTCTTCCCACTAACCTAAACTGATTCCTTCTAATTTTCCTAGgaggttttctgcttttactggggggaggggggagtcGGTTTATTCTGCTACGGTTAGAATCTAAACAGAATAATTGGAAAAAGGGTTtcacaggaaataaattatGCCCCCTGAAGTCCTTTTACTTAAAATGGACtcctttattctcttttttttctttttttttttcctaccacaTCAGCTTTTTTAGTCTTTCTAAGATCcccaagatattttttaaatctatataACATGTTTGGTATTCTTAGTGCATTTAATATGCTATCTACAAGCATTTATACCTATTGGCTGCAcgtttttatt
Encoded here:
- the ST3GAL6 gene encoding type 2 lactosamine alpha-2,3-sialyltransferase isoform X2, with translation MKRILLFFILAAAVMYGILHGNLWRNNLYWISFYGQTSSVRAPPSYETSGVTQLPPTAVERRNALGTCVLKPAFESLVGVDKIYPFLCANDFIRVAEFHGSDKFELPYGIKRAEQFFRLALSRLQNCGLSNEDDSIACRRCVVVGNGGVLRNKTLGEKIDSYDVIIRMNNGPVIGYEEDVGRRTTFRLSYPESIFSDPIHYDPNTTVVLIVFKPRDLKWLWEILGGQKISAKGFWKKPALNMIYRSGQIRILDPSITRKAAYEWLRFPIRFPKKEKPKHPTTGLIAITLAFHICHEVHLAGFKYDFTDRNSSLHYYGNDTMSQMMQNEYHNINAEQKFLKKLIDKNFVVNLT
- the ST3GAL6 gene encoding type 2 lactosamine alpha-2,3-sialyltransferase isoform X4; this translates as MKRILLFFILAAAVMYGILHGNLWRNNLYWLPPTAVERRNALGTCVLKPAFESLVGVDKIYPFLCANDFIRVAEFHGSDKFELPYGIKRAEQFFRLALSRLQNCGLSNEDDSIACRRCVVVGNGGVLRNKTLGEKIDSYDVIIRMNNGPVIGYEEDVGRRTTFRLSYPESIFSDPIHYDPNTTVVLIVFKPRDLKWLWEILGGQKISAKGFWKKPALNMIYRSGQIRILDPSITRKAAYEWLRFPIRFPKKEKPKHPTTGLIAITLAFHICHEVHLAGFKYDFTDRNSSLHYYGNDTMSQMMQNEYHNINAEQKFLKKLIDKNFVVNLT
- the ST3GAL6 gene encoding type 2 lactosamine alpha-2,3-sialyltransferase isoform X1 yields the protein MTGALSEETNLGTCLPVMKRILLFFILAAAVMYGILHGNLWRNNLYWISFYGQTSSVRAPPSYETSGVTQLPPTAVERRNALGTCVLKPAFESLVGVDKIYPFLCANDFIRVAEFHGSDKFELPYGIKRAEQFFRLALSRLQNCGLSNEDDSIACRRCVVVGNGGVLRNKTLGEKIDSYDVIIRMNNGPVIGYEEDVGRRTTFRLSYPESIFSDPIHYDPNTTVVLIVFKPRDLKWLWEILGGQKISAKGFWKKPALNMIYRSGQIRILDPSITRKAAYEWLRFPIRFPKKEKPKHPTTGLIAITLAFHICHEVHLAGFKYDFTDRNSSLHYYGNDTMSQMMQNEYHNINAEQKFLKKLIDKNFVVNLT
- the ST3GAL6 gene encoding type 2 lactosamine alpha-2,3-sialyltransferase isoform X6, translating into MKRILLFFILAAAVMYGILHGNLWRNNLYCVDKIYPFLCANDFIRVAEFHGSDKFELPYGIKRAEQFFRLALSRLQNCGLSNEDDSIACRRCVVVGNGGVLRNKTLGEKIDSYDVIIRMNNGPVIGYEEDVGRRTTFRLSYPESIFSDPIHYDPNTTVVLIVFKPRDLKWLWEILGGQKISAKGFWKKPALNMIYRSGQIRILDPSITRKAAYEWLRFPIRFPKKEKPKHPTTGLIAITLAFHICHEVHLAGFKYDFTDRNSSLHYYGNDTMSQMMQNEYHNINAEQKFLKKLIDKNFVVNLT
- the ST3GAL6 gene encoding type 2 lactosamine alpha-2,3-sialyltransferase isoform X3 — protein: MTGALSEETNLGTCLPVMKRILLFFILAAAVMYGILHGNLWRNNLYWLPPTAVERRNALGTCVLKPAFESLVGVDKIYPFLCANDFIRVAEFHGSDKFELPYGIKRAEQFFRLALSRLQNCGLSNEDDSIACRRCVVVGNGGVLRNKTLGEKIDSYDVIIRMNNGPVIGYEEDVGRRTTFRLSYPESIFSDPIHYDPNTTVVLIVFKPRDLKWLWEILGGQKISAKGFWKKPALNMIYRSGQIRILDPSITRKAAYEWLRFPIRFPKKEKPKHPTTGLIAITLAFHICHEVHLAGFKYDFTDRNSSLHYYGNDTMSQMMQNEYHNINAEQKFLKKLIDKNFVVNLT
- the ST3GAL6 gene encoding type 2 lactosamine alpha-2,3-sialyltransferase isoform X5, giving the protein MTGALSEETNLGTCLPVMKRILLFFILAAAVMYGILHGNLWRNNLYCVDKIYPFLCANDFIRVAEFHGSDKFELPYGIKRAEQFFRLALSRLQNCGLSNEDDSIACRRCVVVGNGGVLRNKTLGEKIDSYDVIIRMNNGPVIGYEEDVGRRTTFRLSYPESIFSDPIHYDPNTTVVLIVFKPRDLKWLWEILGGQKISAKGFWKKPALNMIYRSGQIRILDPSITRKAAYEWLRFPIRFPKKEKPKHPTTGLIAITLAFHICHEVHLAGFKYDFTDRNSSLHYYGNDTMSQMMQNEYHNINAEQKFLKKLIDKNFVVNLT